The genomic interval TCAAAGCAGGTGGAGCAACATCAGCTGAAGCTATGGCGGATCAGCTCTTGGATGCAGGCTACCGCATGGAGGACATCGTTAAGGCGAGCAAGGAGCAATATGGCAAGACGAGAGAAGCGTCGCTTGTGATTCTTCAGGGACTTGCCGTTTATCAAGAAGCAGCCATTCAATCAACGCTTAATAAAGTGTACGGAGAGGCTTTTGCTCCGGTGAGCATTATCAAGGATGTCCTTAAGCTGAAAGGTGTTGCGACGCCACAAGGAGCGGTTGTGTTCTTGCGGGATGCCGGCTATGAAATTAAGGAAATTGTCCAATACCTCAGGTTTGACTATAAACTAGACTCAGGTGCAGTTACTGAATTGCTTTCTCCCTATTATCCGGCAGAAGTGATTGGGCTTGCTATAGTGGGAGTCTATTATACCAACACAAATCTAAGGGTATTGGAAGATATTTTTCCGGCAACGACCGCATTTGTACCACTCAATGTTGTGCGGTTTATGAAAACCAAATTCACTGTCGCCGATATCGTACTCGCTATGAAGCTGTTATTTCAAATGGATGCAGCCACGATAATGGAAACTATTCCGGAAACTTTGATTCCGCAGGATCAGGTTCGGATGGCCGCAGGTGAAGTATTCGGCGGCAATCCGCTAATTGCTTACCTTGCCCGTATGAAGTCGAAAGGGACGGACGCCGCCGGGATTGCTACCGAGCTTGAACGGCAAAATCTGCTTGGTCCTGATCGTTCTGGATATTTGATCGGCACGTTAATGACGCTTGGTTATGATCGTGCCAGCATTATCCGTGCTTTCTATATGTTCTTCACGGCTGGCAGAGGGACGGCAACAACAATCGAGGAGCAATCGGCGCTGTTCGTCAAGCTGGGGTATTCAAAAGCGGGAGACATCATTGACGTTCTGAGGCAGAATGGGTACGTAAACAGTACCAGCTATGCATATCGCGTATTCACAACCGTCAAGATGACTTTATCGAGCGTTTCTATGGTCGATATTGCGAAGGAAATGAAAAATCGCGGTTATGACGGTAGAGAAATTTTGAACACGCTGAATCGGTACGATGCGCGAGAAGATTCGATCTTTACACTTCTGAAGGAGTATGGTTATAACGCAGAAGAGGCGCTTCGGTACATGAAAGAGCGGACGCTCGAAAATAAACTATATTGGCTGCATAAAAACGGATACGCTGTCGGTGAATACTTAAGATACACCTTTAATTGGGATAACGACACGATTTCTATTTTGAGACAGTTAGGTATTCCTTCCACCGACCTCTCGAAGGCTTTGCACAGCAGTGGCTACAGTCTTTATTATATTTCCAAGTTCTTGTACGACGGAGGATTCAAGGAAATTGCTGAGCTTACTAGAGCGCTGCTGGCGGTAAACGCCCACGTACAATGGGTTCCTTACAATTTGCTTGAGCTGGGTCACTGGTCGCTTAAGGAGATAGCCAAGGGTATGCTTGATTCTGGGCTGATCACTCTCGTAGAGCTTAGCGATGCCATACGGATGGCTAATAACAACAACTTGGATGAGACGTATCTGATTATTAAGGAAATATCGACACGTGAGCAGCAAGCTTTTTACGATGATCTGTCCAGTGCGGAACGCATGCTGCTCAGCAATAATGAAATTGCCATTATCATTACATTGACGACTCTTCGGGGCGATAGAGTAAGGATAGGTGAGGCGACTAAGCTAATGCGAAACACAGAGAGAGTAGACTATAAGGACTCCGTCATTATGACAGCTCTTTCTGGATATAACGTCCTCGATGCTCTTGATGCGGTATGGGATGTTTATCGCTTTGAAATTGGTGTCGCTATTCTTAAGACGATGATCGGTCAGACTTGTACGAAGGTACTTACGGAATTCAAGGATTACTACAGGCTGGGAAATCTGGTTTACAGGATCGTATCAAGAGTGATGAAATAATTTATTCAACCCATGATGTAGAATATCGCAATTACTAGAAAGCACCCTGTCAAAGCCATTTATCATGTATGGCTAGATAGGGTGTTTTTTCTTATGATTTAGTTTCGCCGCTAACGTAATTAATTCTACTCGAAGAATAGTCTGTTTTTCCTTTAGTTGACAAAATCTATCCTTCACCTTAAATTGAATACAAATACATTATAACGTATAAATATTCATTAGAGGTGAAATCATGACTCATTTATTATCACTAAGAGAGTACGACGCGGACACCATTCACTCCATCATCAGGCAAGGAATCGAGATAAAGAACAGCCCAGAGGCCTATTACCACGCAGCAGAGCGAAAAGGTCTTCTCATGCTTTTTCAGAAAACTTCTACTCGTACGAATCTATCGTTTCAATCTGGAATTAACCAAATGGGCGGGTACTCAGTCGTTATGGATTGGGATGCCAGCAACTTCAGTATTTCACCCATTCAGTATGAAGCGCAGTATGCTTCACGAAACTGCGATGTGATTATGGCCAGACTGAAGAAACATGACGATTTGCTCGAGCTTGCCAAGTACTCCAAGGTCCCTGTCATTAATGGCTGCTGCGACAAATATCATCCTTGCCAGGCTCTTGCGGACTTGATGACCATCTATGAGGTCGCAGGTACTTTTACGGGAATAACGCTTACGTACGTTGGCATTCATAACAATGTCGCCAATTCTTTGGTCGCAGGGTGTATGGCAGTGGGAATCAAGCTACTGCTAGTTACTCCGATCATTAACAAGCCATCTTGGGATGAGGAGCTTATGCAAAAGGCTTTTCAAAGTGGATTTGTTGAAAAGGTTATTGATTTGCCTAGTGCGGCAGCCAGATCTGATTTTGTATATACTGACACTTGGATCGATATGGAGTTTTTTTATGAAGACCACTATCAAGATGAGAAGAAGCGAAGAATGGAGAAGATGCTGCCTTATCAGTTGAACAGAAGCAATCTTGCGGGACACTTGCCTTATCTTATGCATGACATGCCTATCCATCCGGGCTTCGAGATAGAGGAGGAGTTAGTGGAGTCGGAGCGTTCCATCATCTATCAGCAAGCCGAGAACAGGATGTATGTTCAAAAAGCGCTGCTTATGCATTTACTTAAATAAAGTTATCAAAAAAGCTCATCCACGCATACTAAGCGCAGTTGAGCTTTTGATTGTTTTTTGGGATGTTCTCAAAATGAACCATGAGCGGCTATGATCTCTCTGACCTGCGTCATTGTATCATTAAAGCGGGTGTCATCATGGTTCCATATGATCACATCAGCATGCTGCATATACTCGCTCTTTAGTTCAATTTCCTCCGCGCGTTGCACCCTTTTGGCGATTTCCTCAGGCATTCCGCCTCTTATTACCAATCTTCTTTTAATGGATTCAACATCCGCACCTACATAGATCGCAATCACATGATCATACCGCTTCTTTAAAGCGAGTACGCCAGCAAGGTCCATTACAATATGGGCATTCCTATTTTGATCGAATACTTCTTCAATGCTGGATTTTAGTGTACCGTAATAATGCTCGTTGTATCGTGTCCATTCAATAAAGGCATCTGCACGAATGTGATTTTCAAACTGGCTCGTTTCCATAAAAATATAATGAATCCCGTCTGACTCATTCGGCCTCGGGAGTCTGGTTGTTGAAGTAATAATTTTTTGAAAGCCGCTAAGGGTCAGCTCTTTCTGGATTTCGGATTTACCTGAAGCGGAAGGGCCATAAAATGCGAATATTTTTCCCAAACGAAAGCTCTCCTTTATGAATTGTTCAGCGATCTCTTCTAATAAAGACCATATATTGTTAAAATGTTTCTAAATGACAAGGAGCTGGGAGCGAGCCTATGATTCTCTATAAACATTCTTCAAATTCATTTTATAATGATACGGATATTCAAAGGCATATTAATATAGAAAATGCGAAGCAAAGAATTTCAGTTCGGGATGACTTTGAACGTGATTTTGGCAGAATCATTCATTCAGCAGCTTTCCGTCGCTTACAGTCCAAGACTCAAGTGATTGGGATAAGCGAAGGAGATTTTCACCGAACACGGCTTACACATTCCCTTGAAGTATCTCAAATTGCAAGAGGAATTGCCACAACCTTAAATGAAAAAAGCAATATTTTTAAAGAGACGGAGAGTAAAATAGATATTTCTCTAATTGAGGCAGCTGCTTTAGCTCATGATTTGGGGCACCCGCCATTCGGGCACCAAGGCGAACGTGCATTGAATAAATGCATGAGCGCATTCGAGCTTAACTTTGAGGGGAATGCGCATACGTTCAGGCTTTTGACGAATACGAATAGCGATGGGGACATGGAAACGGGCCTTGATTTAACAAGAGCTGTTTTATTGTCCATTTTGAAATACCCAGCCAGCATGAAGCAAGTTAATAATCCCGAGATCACGGGCAAACCGCCTAAATGCAGTGTTTTTGAAGAGGACGAGCATGTATTTCAGTGGGTGATTGAGAGCTTTTCGCCTGAAGAGAAGGCTTATTTCATGCAAGTTTCCGACTTGCAGGCTGGTAAACATAAGAAGACTTTAAATAAAACGTTTGAATGCTCTATTATTGAGCTCGCAGACGATATTGCTTACGCAACCTATGATTTAGAAGATGCCTTCAAGCTTAATATGATCAAAATAGATGATCTATGTGAGGTAGCAAATAAGCATAAGCATATTTCATCCGCTAGAATTGCAGAGTCTTTACGGGTTTTTATGGAGAACAGCGGGGAGCGGCGTAAACAGACGAAGCGTTTTTTCGCTGATTTGGTTTCTGGATTCATACATGAGATTACGGTTGTTGAGACCCAGCCTGCATTCTCCTCCAGCCGGTTGCGCTATAAGGCAGTAATTACTGAGGATGCTATGGAGCTGCTGGAGGATTTGAAGAAGCTGGTCGAAACGCATGTGATCTTCTCACAGAAGGTTCAAACCTTTGAATGGCGCGGCGGCAAAATAATTGAAAAGCTCTTCGATGCGATGTTCAATGATCCAAACCTGCTTCCAGAAGATAAAAAGCTAAGCTGGCATGCAGCTGATGATCGGATGAATGCCAGATTGGTTTGCGATTACATTGCTGGAATGACAGATACCTATGCATTAAAAATGTATTCTCGTTTATATGAAGCTGCTGGAGGCAGGTTGTTTGATATTTAATTTGAATGGTTATGAGCAGACGTTCAATTTGTTCTTATCTATTAAGTGCTAGGCTGCAACAGCTGTACGCAAGCACCTTTCTCTAATGAAGGAAGGTGCTTGCGTGGTATGAATAATGGAAGCATCCTAATTAGAAGAAGAGTAAGACTATAGAACATAAATCTCGTTATATTTAAAGTTTATAAACTATTTTTAAAAAACACTTGCATTACTAGACGAGTACATGGTATATTCTATTTCTGGCCGAGAGACACACGCGGACAGCAAGCAAAACAAGCAAGACAAACGAAAGAAAAGATTGCTCTTTGAAAACTGAACAACGAGTAATAACTGCCTTGCAAATCCTTCGGGATGAGCAAATATAGCGATAAAAGTAATGAGCAAGTCAAACACCAATTTGGAGAGTTTGATCCTGGCTCAGGACGAACGCTGGCGGCGTGCCTAATACATGCAAGTCGAGCGGAGTTGATGAGGTGCTTGCACCTCTGATACTTAGCGGCGGACGGGTGAGTAACACGTGGGTAACCTGCCTGTAAGACTGGGATAACATTCGGAAACGAATGCTAATACCGGATACGCGATATGGTCGCATGACTGAATCGGGAAAGATGGAGCAATCTATCACTTACAGATGGACCCGCGGCGCATTAGCTAGTTGGTGAGGTAACGGCTCACCAAGGCGACGATGCGTAGCCGACCTGAGAGGGTGATCGGCCACACTGGGACTGAGACACGGCCCAGACTCCTACGGGAGGCAGCAGTAGGGAATCTTCCGCAATGGACGAAAGTCTGACGGAGCAACGCCGCGTGAGTGATGAAGGTTTTCGGATCGTAAAGCTCTGTTGCCAGGGAAGAATGCTTGGGAGAGTAACTGCTCCCAAGGTGACGGTACCTGAGAAGAAAGCCCCGGCTAACTACGTGCCAGCAGCCGCGGTAATACGTAGGGGGCAAGCGTTGTCCGGAATTATTGGGCGTAAAGCGCGCGCAGGCGGCCTTGTAAGTCTGTTGTTTAAACTTGGGGCTCAACCCCAAGTCGCAAGGGAAACTGCAAAGCTTGAGTACAGAAGAGGAAAGTGGAATTCCACGTGTAGCGGTGAAATGCGTAGAGATGTGGAGGAACACCAGTGGCGAAGGCGACTTTCTGGGCTGTAACTGACGCTGAGGCGCGAAAGCGTGGGGAGCAAACAGGATTAGATACCCTGGTAGTCCACGCCGTAAACGATGAATGCTAGGTGTTAGGGGTTTCAATACCCTTGGTGCCGAAGTTAACACATTAAGCATTCCGCCTGGGGAGTACGGTCGCAAGACTGAAACTCAAAGGAATTGACGGGGACCCGCACAAGCAGTGGAGTATGTGGTTTAATTCGAAGCAACGCGAAGAACCTTACCAGGTCTTGACATCCCAATGAAAGCATTAGAGATAGTGCCCCTCTTCGGAGCATTGGAGACAGGTGGTGCATGGTTGTCGTCAGCTCGTGTCGTGAGATGTTGGGTTAAGTCCCGCAACGAGCGCAACCCTTGATCTTAGTTGCCAGCACATTATGGTGGGCACTCTAGGATGACTGCCGGTGACAAACCGGAGGAAGGTGGGGATGACGTCAAATCATCATGCCCCTTATGACCTGGGCTACACACGTACTACAATGGCCGATACAACGGGAAGCGAAACCGCGAGGTGGAGCCAATCCTATCAAAGTCGGTCTCAGTTCGGATTGCAGGCTGCAACTCGCCTGCATGAAGTCGGAATTGCTAGTAATCGCGGATCAGCATGCCGCGGTGAATACGTTCCCGGGTCTTGTACACACCGCCCGTCACACCACGAGAGTTTACAACACCCGAAGCCGGTGGGGTAACCCGCAAGGGAGCTAGCCGTCGAAGGTGGGGTAGATGATTGGGGTGAAGTCGTAACAAGGTAGCCGTATCGGAAGGTGCGGCTGGATCACCTCCTTTCTAAGGAAATACCCGGACCCGATGAGGTTCGGATAAACTTGGCAGTTTATCGCTTACTCGTTGTCAGTTTTGAAAGAGTAACCGCACCCTGTAAAGGGTTCTGGAAACCTTCTTTCAATGTAAGTTAGTCATCCGTTTGGTGGCGATGGCGGAGGTGAACCACGCGTTCCCATACCGAACACGACCGTTAAGCCCTTCAGCGCCGATGGTACTTAGACCGCAGGGTCTTGGGAGAGTAGGACGTCGCCAAGCAGGTGTTATGTTTTACACCTATGTTTTATCTTGCACCTTGAAAACTGGATAACGAAAGAAAAAGAATTGCTGAAACATCCTTTAGTTGTTTTTACGTAAGCGAGAGGTGTTTCGAATTGAAGACGGCTTTTGAAGACGTTATTTCTACCTCTAAAGGGGTTATTGTTCAAAGAAATAAGGCTTCAACGACGGATCAATCGAAATCACCACGAGCATTTGGTTAAGCTAGTAAGAGCGCACGGAGGATGCCTAGGCACCAGGAGCCGAAGAAGGACGTGGCGAACAACGATACCGCCCCGGGGAGCCGTAAGCAGGCATTGATCCGAGGATTTCCGAATGGGGAAACCCAGCTGTCGTAATGGACAGTTACTCTCAACTGAATACATAGGTTGGGTAGAGGCATACCAGGGGAACTGAAACATCTAAGTACCCTGAGGAAGAGAAAACAATAGTGATTCCGTCAGTAGCGGCGAGCGAACGCGGATTAGCCCAAACCAAGGAGCTTGCTCCTTGGGGTTGTAGGACGTCTCACATGGAGTTACAAAAGTGTTTGGTAGGCGAAGAGGTCTGGAAAGGCCCGCCAGAGCAGGTAAAAGCCCTGTAACCGAAAGCAAGCACTCTCCGAGACGGATCCTGAGTACGGCGGGACACGAGAAACCCCGTCGGAATCCGGCAGGACCATCTGCCAAGGCTAAATACTCCCTGGTGACCGATAGTGAAGCAGTACCGTGAGGGAAAGGTGAAAAGCACCGCGGAAGCGGAGTGAAAAAGAACCTGAAACCGTGCGCTTACAAAAAGTCAGAGCCCGTTAAATGGGTGATGGCGTGCCTTTTGTAGAATGAACCGGCGAGTTACGATCACGTGCAAGGTTAAGTCGGGAAGACGGAGCCGTAGCGAAAGCGAGTCTGAATAGGGCGAATAAGTACGTGGTCGTAGACCCGAAACCGTGTGATCTACCCCTGTCCAGGGTGAAGGTGCGGTAACACGCACTGGAGGCCCGAACCCACGCATGTTGAAAAATGCGGGGATGAGGTGGGGGTAGCGGAGAAATTCCAATCGAACTCGGAGATAGCTGGTTCTCCCCGAAATAGCTTTAGGGCTAGCCTCGAGGAATGAGCGTCGTGGAGGTAGAGCACTGATTGGGTGCGGGGCCCGCCAAGGGTTACCAAGTCCAGTCAAACTCCGAATGCCATAGACGTGCTACTCGGGAGTCAGACAGTGAGTGCTAAGATCCATTGTCAAGAGGGAA from Paenibacillus sp. FSL K6-3182 carries:
- a CDS encoding ornithine carbamoyltransferase (catalyzes the formation of L-citrulline from carbamoyl phosphate and L-ornithine in arginine biosynthesis and degradation), with the protein product MTHLLSLREYDADTIHSIIRQGIEIKNSPEAYYHAAERKGLLMLFQKTSTRTNLSFQSGINQMGGYSVVMDWDASNFSISPIQYEAQYASRNCDVIMARLKKHDDLLELAKYSKVPVINGCCDKYHPCQALADLMTIYEVAGTFTGITLTYVGIHNNVANSLVAGCMAVGIKLLLVTPIINKPSWDEELMQKAFQSGFVEKVIDLPSAAARSDFVYTDTWIDMEFFYEDHYQDEKKRRMEKMLPYQLNRSNLAGHLPYLMHDMPIHPGFEIEEELVESERSIIYQQAENRMYVQKALLMHLLK
- a CDS encoding anti-phage deoxyguanosine triphosphatase yields the protein MILYKHSSNSFYNDTDIQRHINIENAKQRISVRDDFERDFGRIIHSAAFRRLQSKTQVIGISEGDFHRTRLTHSLEVSQIARGIATTLNEKSNIFKETESKIDISLIEAAALAHDLGHPPFGHQGERALNKCMSAFELNFEGNAHTFRLLTNTNSDGDMETGLDLTRAVLLSILKYPASMKQVNNPEITGKPPKCSVFEEDEHVFQWVIESFSPEEKAYFMQVSDLQAGKHKKTLNKTFECSIIELADDIAYATYDLEDAFKLNMIKIDDLCEVANKHKHISSARIAESLRVFMENSGERRKQTKRFFADLVSGFIHEITVVETQPAFSSSRLRYKAVITEDAMELLEDLKKLVETHVIFSQKVQTFEWRGGKIIEKLFDAMFNDPNLLPEDKKLSWHAADDRMNARLVCDYIAGMTDTYALKMYSRLYEAAGGRLFDI